In one window of Gossypium arboreum isolate Shixiya-1 chromosome 4, ASM2569848v2, whole genome shotgun sequence DNA:
- the LOC128291561 gene encoding WAT1-related protein At5g40240-like: MNADHHKNRDEKRYMTNKSKAHKACRHLRQACAYHDDIMHDICRYSSRARGFDDIYTGSRKKTPEVPPDDMIWKKLLLPLEFPLISRICLLGLLGFSGQVCAYKGLELGSTTLASAISNLAPAFTFILAVLFRYIYPEEITVNVYYNMSVAIIALAACLIKEQNLSSWTLHPSISVVSVLYSGLFGFPFSSGVHKWGLRVKGPVFVAIFRPTSIVIAVIMSAIFLGEAVYLGSVIGGVILTIGLYSVLWGKAKEEMKDDGSGLSTKDPLLKSQNVEEN, translated from the exons ATGAATGCAGATCATCACAAGAATCGTGACGAAAAGAGATATATGACAAACAAATCCAAGGCACATAAGGCATGCAGGCATTTAAGACAAGCATGTGCATACCATGATGACATCATGCATGATATATGCAGGTACTCCAGCAGAGCGAGAGGTTTTGATGATATTTATACTGGATCAAGGAAAAAGACCCCTGAAGTTCCACCAGATGATATGATTTG GAAAAAATTGCTTCTTCCATTGGAATTCCCTCTTATCTCCAGAATTTGCCTTCTTGGGCTTCTTGG GTTTTCAGGTCAAGTATGTGCTTATAAAGGTTTAGAACTTGGGTCCACAACTCTTGCTTCAGCCATCAGCAATCTTGCACCAGCTTTCACCTTCATACTTGCTGTCCTCTTCAG ATATATATACCCAGAAGAGATTACTGTGAATGTGTATTACAACATGTCAGTGGCCATTATAGCTCTAGCAGCATGCTTAATAAAAGAACAGAACTTGAGTTCTTGGACATTACATCCTAGCATATCAGTTGTTTCGGTCCTATACTCG GGACTTTTCGGGTTCCCATTCAGCTCCGGTGTTCATAAATGGGGCCTACGCGTGAAGGGGCCTGTTTTCGTTGCAATTTTCCGACCAACTTCCATTGTCATTGCAGTTATTATGAGTGCCATTTTCCTTGGTGAAGCAGTGTATCTTGGAAG TGTCATTGGAGGGGTGATCTTAACTATTGGTCTTTATTCTGTACTATGgggaaaagcaaaagaagaaatgaAAGATGATGGCTCTGGTTTAAGCACCAAAGACCCTTTGCTGAAATCCCAAAATGTTGAAGAAAATTAG